The following coding sequences are from one Clostridia bacterium window:
- a CDS encoding WecB/TagA/CpsF family glycosyltransferase, producing MEKVDILGVKFDNVTMDEAIMEVLRLLKNNETDMIVTPNPEIVQLCVDDPSVMEVINSASLTVADGIGVIYAAKMLGTPLKGRVPGFELATNLLRYIETGEYRLFLLGAAPGIAERAAENIKNKYPRIDICGTNDGYFSDEERIVNKINECEADICFVCLGAPKQEIFIKRHLKDTCAKVMIGLGGSMDIFAGNVKRAPAWMSRMGLEWLYRLVTNPKRMRRMMKIPVFLNNVSREKKRRSLEKAR from the coding sequence ATGGAAAAGGTCGATATTTTAGGCGTAAAATTCGATAATGTAACAATGGACGAGGCCATCATGGAGGTTTTACGCCTGCTTAAAAACAACGAGACGGACATGATCGTAACGCCAAATCCCGAGATCGTTCAGCTTTGCGTAGACGATCCTTCCGTTATGGAAGTGATAAACTCCGCTTCACTTACGGTAGCTGACGGCATAGGCGTAATATATGCCGCAAAAATGCTAGGAACTCCGTTAAAAGGGAGGGTGCCGGGGTTTGAGCTTGCGACGAACCTTTTAAGATATATAGAAACGGGCGAATATCGTCTCTTCCTTCTCGGAGCGGCGCCGGGCATTGCCGAAAGAGCCGCAGAGAATATAAAAAACAAATATCCGCGCATTGATATCTGCGGCACTAACGACGGATACTTTTCCGACGAGGAGCGCATCGTTAACAAGATAAACGAATGCGAGGCCGATATTTGCTTTGTTTGCCTGGGCGCGCCGAAACAGGAGATATTTATTAAGAGGCATCTTAAAGATACATGCGCCAAGGTCATGATAGGACTCGGCGGCAGCATGGATATATTTGCGGGGAATGTAAAGCGCGCGCCTGCATGGATGTCGCGCATGGGCCTTGAGTGGCTTTACCGCCTCGTGACGAATCCGAAGCGCATGCGCCGTATGATGAAGATACCGGTATTCTTAAATAACGTATCAAGAGAGAAAAAACGCAGAAGCTTAGAGA
- a CDS encoding carbohydrate-binding domain-containing protein, translating to MKKHLPVKIMSMILAVVFLLAMLAGCQVSNSDDGSSEKYVNPDVTADVTYTFTNSGVTADSGGGDSIKGTSVIITSPGTYAFTGECSDGYILVTEGSGDVTLILNGLDLTYGEGAPIKAEGSDSNVTITLAEGTQNSVSDTDRSEEKPKSAVNSDGDLTINGTGALTVTGNNKNGIKADGSLTIEDASVTVISTDDGICADSALTINSGNIDITSGGDAIKSSPDAVSDTTPAIITVNGGNITLNAKGDAITSDGEIIVNGGSFNVTTESSGESDSQKAFKSAGTITVNGGDFNINAADDAFHSDTYVYILGGNMTINSADDAFHADTSLIIGTLGGSDDDININIESSLEGLEGGTVYVYSGNIDITASDDGINAAGGDGGSGGDTFNPGGGGGMGPGVMGGRGGHGMHGNMSGDMSSDAFGERPERPSGNTDGDFPGEPPEGFDGNMDGDFPSEPPEGFDGELPDEAFDTASANAGFTVPESNGEDYAVHIYGGNITVNCKGDGIDSNGNIYVYGGTTLVYASEDGGNGAIDYGDVNSSLTVTGGTLLAVGNAQMAQGPGAQSTQQSVTFMLSTNLSSGDDVTITDESGNTVFEFESVKRADHIVFTSEDISSGTYTLYVNGSAVSTCEAN from the coding sequence ATGAAAAAACATCTGCCTGTAAAAATAATGTCAATGATACTTGCAGTCGTGTTCCTTCTCGCCATGCTGGCGGGCTGCCAGGTCTCGAATTCTGACGATGGCAGCAGCGAAAAATACGTAAACCCCGACGTCACCGCAGACGTCACTTATACGTTCACGAACTCGGGCGTGACCGCAGACTCGGGCGGCGGCGACAGCATAAAGGGCACGAGCGTAATAATAACCTCTCCCGGCACTTACGCCTTCACGGGAGAGTGCTCCGACGGATACATCCTCGTGACTGAGGGCTCGGGCGACGTTACGCTTATTCTGAACGGACTTGATCTTACTTACGGCGAGGGAGCGCCCATAAAAGCGGAGGGCAGCGATTCCAATGTGACCATCACCCTTGCGGAGGGGACCCAAAACTCGGTCTCCGATACAGACCGCAGCGAAGAAAAACCGAAATCGGCCGTAAATTCCGACGGCGACCTTACGATAAACGGCACGGGCGCGCTCACGGTGACCGGCAATAATAAAAACGGCATAAAGGCCGACGGCAGCCTTACGATAGAAGACGCAAGCGTTACCGTAATAAGCACGGACGACGGCATATGCGCCGACAGTGCGCTTACGATAAACTCCGGTAATATCGACATAACAAGCGGCGGCGATGCGATAAAATCCTCGCCAGACGCGGTAAGCGACACGACCCCCGCAATAATAACCGTAAACGGCGGCAATATCACACTTAACGCAAAGGGCGATGCAATAACGTCCGACGGCGAGATCATCGTAAACGGCGGCAGCTTCAACGTCACCACGGAAAGCAGCGGCGAAAGCGACAGCCAAAAGGCGTTCAAATCGGCCGGTACTATAACGGTAAACGGCGGCGATTTCAATATCAACGCCGCAGACGACGCTTTCCACAGCGACACATACGTATATATCCTGGGCGGAAATATGACGATAAACTCGGCTGACGACGCGTTCCACGCCGACACCTCGCTTATAATAGGGACCCTGGGCGGCAGCGATGACGATATAAACATAAATATCGAAAGCAGTCTTGAAGGTCTCGAGGGAGGTACAGTATACGTATATTCCGGCAATATCGATATAACGGCCTCAGACGACGGAATAAACGCCGCGGGAGGCGACGGGGGCTCGGGCGGCGACACATTCAATCCCGGCGGAGGCGGCGGTATGGGCCCCGGCGTTATGGGAGGACGCGGCGGTCACGGTATGCATGGAAATATGTCCGGCGATATGTCGAGCGATGCTTTCGGCGAACGCCCCGAAAGGCCGTCCGGCAACACAGACGGAGACTTCCCCGGCGAACCTCCCGAAGGCTTTGACGGCAATATGGACGGCGACTTCCCGAGCGAACCGCCCGAAGGCTTTGACGGCGAACTGCCGGACGAAGCTTTTGACACGGCGTCGGCCAACGCAGGCTTTACCGTTCCCGAATCAAACGGCGAAGACTACGCCGTACATATCTACGGCGGCAATATCACGGTAAACTGCAAAGGCGACGGCATTGATTCAAACGGCAATATATACGTTTATGGCGGTACGACTCTCGTTTATGCAAGCGAAGACGGCGGCAACGGCGCGATAGATTACGGAGACGTAAACTCAAGCCTCACCGTGACGGGCGGCACTCTTCTGGCTGTAGGCAACGCGCAAATGGCGCAGGGGCCGGGCGCGCAGAGCACACAGCAAAGCGTTACGTTCATGCTTTCGACGAATTTAAGTTCGGGCGACGACGTCACGATAACGGACGAGAGCGGCAATACGGTATTTGAGTTTGAGTCGGTAAAACGCGCAGATCATATCGTATTCACCTCGGAAGACATATCTTCGGGAACGTACACCTTATATGTAAACGGCAGCGCCGTTTCAACGTGCGAGGCTAACTGA
- a CDS encoding sodium-dependent transporter has translation MEKPKKTKGSGNFSGQLGFVLAAAGSAVGVGNLWRFPYLAAKDGGGLFIIVYLVLVLTFGFTLLTSDIAVGRRTKKSSIHAYAEMHPKWKFLGVLTFLVPVIIMTYYAVIGGWITKYFTVYVTGMAEAAAEDGFFVSFITSPVSPVFFALIFMAFTSVIVYNGVEGGIEKVSKFIMPVLLVMIIGITVFVLTISHTDGSGVTRTGLEGLLVYFKPNFDGVTPGRFLQILLDAMSQLFFSLSVSMGIMITYGSYVKPEVNLNKSINQIEVVDTGVALLAGAMLVPAVYVFSGVEGMSVGPSLMFVSLPKVFSSMGAAGPVIGGVFFIMAAFAALTSCISVLEPIVANCMEIFKSTRKKTTLVLTVIYMAASAVIVLGYSIFYFEVKLPNGSTGQLLDIMDYVSNNFMMPFVSLLSCILIGWVVGPQWIIDEVESSGHKFTRKALYRVMIKYVAPIMMFVLFLQSTGVLGLVIK, from the coding sequence ATGGAAAAACCCAAGAAAACCAAGGGGTCGGGCAATTTTTCGGGACAGCTCGGCTTCGTTCTAGCGGCTGCGGGCAGCGCCGTGGGCGTCGGCAACCTGTGGAGGTTCCCCTATCTTGCCGCAAAAGACGGCGGCGGTCTTTTTATAATCGTATATCTCGTTTTGGTGCTTACGTTCGGCTTTACGCTGCTCACGTCGGATATAGCGGTAGGACGCAGAACGAAAAAAAGCTCCATACACGCCTATGCCGAGATGCATCCTAAGTGGAAATTTTTAGGTGTGCTCACGTTTCTTGTGCCCGTTATCATAATGACGTACTATGCCGTTATAGGCGGCTGGATAACGAAGTATTTTACCGTTTACGTCACCGGCATGGCCGAAGCTGCGGCGGAAGACGGCTTTTTCGTATCGTTCATCACCTCGCCTGTCTCCCCCGTTTTCTTCGCGCTTATCTTTATGGCATTCACCTCCGTCATAGTCTACAACGGCGTTGAAGGCGGCATAGAAAAGGTATCTAAATTCATCATGCCCGTTCTGCTCGTTATGATAATCGGCATAACCGTCTTCGTGCTCACTATCAGCCATACGGACGGCTCCGGCGTTACTAGAACGGGACTTGAGGGACTTTTGGTATATTTTAAGCCAAACTTTGACGGCGTTACTCCGGGACGCTTTTTGCAGATACTTCTAGATGCAATGAGTCAGCTCTTCTTCTCGCTGAGCGTTTCGATGGGCATAATGATAACTTACGGCTCATACGTAAAGCCGGAGGTAAATTTAAATAAGTCGATAAATCAGATAGAAGTTGTCGATACGGGCGTTGCGCTGCTTGCGGGCGCGATGCTCGTCCCCGCCGTATATGTATTCTCAGGCGTTGAGGGCATGAGCGTGGGCCCGTCCCTTATGTTCGTTTCGCTGCCCAAGGTGTTTTCGTCGATGGGCGCGGCAGGACCCGTTATAGGCGGCGTATTCTTCATCATGGCGGCGTTTGCGGCGCTGACCTCGTGCATATCCGTGCTCGAACCTATCGTTGCGAACTGTATGGAGATCTTCAAGTCAACGCGAAAAAAGACGACGCTCGTGCTTACCGTGATATATATGGCGGCGTCCGCCGTTATCGTTTTGGGCTACAGCATATTCTACTTCGAGGTTAAGCTGCCGAACGGCTCGACGGGTCAGCTCCTCGACATAATGGACTACGTAAGCAACAACTTTATGATGCCGTTCGTCTCGCTTCTGTCGTGCATACTCATAGGCTGGGTAGTGGGGCCGCAATGGATAATAGACGAGGTGGAGTCGAGCGGACACAAGTTCACGCGCAAGGCTCTTTACCGCGTTATGATAAAATACGTCGCTCCGATAATGATGTTCGTGCTGTTTTTGCAGTCTACGGGAGTTTTGGGGCTCGTAATAAAGTAG
- a CDS encoding multidrug efflux MFS transporter, whose translation MAEKFKLTKKMFISLVVVIIGSFMSSLSSTIVTPALPSIISTFDITAADAGWLTTVYLLVMGIMVPVTAYLITRFSTKLLFCISMVCFAVGTALAAISPAFWVLIAGRVVQSLGSGILVPLVTTMILWMFPKERRGGAMGTIGLIVGAAPIVGPALSGWMTDMWGWRSIFAAIIPIAVIDIVLALFFLENQTTPRKASLDKLSLLLSTVGFFAVLYAFGSVSNMGWTNPIVIICTIVGVIAVIAMFRRQTRLSEPFLDVRTLKSVPFLIGTILSMIVFAALLFAGVLIPIFLQNVSGYSATQSGLIQVPGAAVMAAMNPISGIILDKKGPRGLSIAGFTFMVIGTIFFVVCTPQTHVALICTMFSLRAVGIAFILMPLTTWGMNSLENKVLAHATAINNTLRQVAGSLGTAVFVTVYSISTQNSMALGPIDAQMHGFHVAFLSSMILMIVGLVLCLIFVKDNRGKKKLPAGERAGALPDADKTALPEGEKS comes from the coding sequence ATGGCCGAAAAATTCAAGCTGACTAAAAAAATGTTCATATCGCTCGTCGTAGTTATAATAGGCTCGTTCATGTCTTCTTTAAGCTCGACTATAGTAACGCCTGCGCTTCCGAGCATTATATCCACCTTCGATATAACGGCTGCGGACGCTGGGTGGCTCACGACCGTATATCTTCTCGTTATGGGAATAATGGTGCCCGTTACGGCGTATCTCATAACGCGCTTCTCGACAAAGCTGCTTTTCTGCATCTCCATGGTATGCTTCGCCGTAGGAACGGCGCTCGCCGCAATATCGCCCGCATTCTGGGTGCTTATCGCGGGCCGAGTCGTGCAGTCGCTCGGAAGCGGCATACTCGTGCCGCTCGTTACCACGATGATACTTTGGATGTTCCCCAAAGAGCGGCGCGGAGGCGCGATGGGCACGATAGGTCTTATCGTCGGCGCCGCGCCCATAGTAGGTCCCGCGCTTTCCGGCTGGATGACCGATATGTGGGGCTGGCGCTCCATTTTTGCCGCCATAATACCTATCGCCGTAATAGATATCGTGCTCGCGCTTTTCTTCCTTGAAAATCAGACGACTCCCAGAAAGGCTTCGCTTGACAAGCTCTCGCTCCTTCTTTCGACCGTGGGCTTTTTTGCTGTTCTCTACGCCTTCGGATCGGTATCTAATATGGGTTGGACAAATCCCATAGTCATAATATGCACGATAGTCGGCGTTATAGCGGTAATTGCAATGTTCCGCCGTCAGACAAGGCTTTCGGAACCGTTTCTCGATGTGAGGACGTTAAAGAGCGTGCCGTTTCTTATTGGCACGATACTTTCGATGATAGTATTCGCCGCGCTTCTGTTCGCGGGAGTGCTGATACCTATATTCCTTCAGAACGTATCGGGCTACAGCGCGACGCAGTCGGGACTTATCCAAGTGCCGGGCGCAGCCGTCATGGCGGCAATGAACCCGATAAGCGGTATTATCCTCGATAAAAAAGGTCCTCGCGGTCTTAGCATCGCAGGCTTTACCTTCATGGTGATCGGCACGATATTCTTTGTTGTATGCACACCTCAAACGCATGTGGCGCTCATATGCACGATGTTCTCACTTCGCGCCGTCGGCATCGCGTTCATACTTATGCCCCTCACGACGTGGGGTATGAACTCGCTTGAAAACAAGGTGCTTGCCCACGCTACCGCGATAAACAATACGTTAAGACAGGTCGCAGGCTCGCTTGGAACTGCCGTTTTCGTGACCGTGTACTCCATAAGTACTCAGAATTCGATGGCTTTGGGTCCGATAGATGCTCAGATGCACGGCTTCCACGTTGCATTCCTAAGCTCGATGATCTTAATGATAGTCGGTCTCGTGCTGTGCTTAATCTTCGTTAAGGATAACAGGGGCAAAAAGAAGCTCCCCGCGGGCGAAAGGGCAGGCGCGCTGCCCGACGCCGACAAAACAGCCCTGCCCGAGGGCGAAAAATCATAA
- a CDS encoding LL-diaminopimelate aminotransferase: protein MRINENYNDLKENYLFSDIARKVREYKEKHPEADIIRLGIGDVTLPLCKSAVNAMVKASLEMGNKETFHGYGDEQGYPFLREAIAGYYKRRGVFLDVSEIFISDGAKSDLGNMLDLFGADNTALIPDPVYPVYVDTNIMAGRNIAFLNADAKNNFLPLPDDSLRGDIVYICSPNNPTGAVYTREGLKKWVDWANACDAVILFDAAYEAFISDDSLPHSIYEIEGARTCAVEICSLSKTAGFTGTRCGYTVVPNTLLRGGKSLMKMWLRRQTTKFNGVPYIVQRGAEAVFTEAGQREIKESIAYYKENARIIADALCSAGVEFSGGVHSPYIWLKCPDGMTSWEYFDHLLREADVVGTPGAGFGKNGEGYFRLTAFGDRDNVKKAVKRIMELK from the coding sequence GTGAGGATAAACGAAAACTATAACGACCTTAAAGAAAACTATCTCTTTTCCGACATTGCAAGAAAGGTGAGAGAGTATAAAGAAAAGCATCCCGAAGCCGACATAATAAGATTGGGCATAGGCGACGTTACGCTGCCGCTTTGTAAAAGCGCGGTCAACGCTATGGTGAAAGCTTCGCTTGAAATGGGAAATAAAGAGACGTTTCACGGCTACGGCGACGAGCAGGGCTACCCTTTTTTAAGAGAGGCAATAGCAGGGTATTATAAAAGACGCGGCGTTTTTCTCGATGTTTCGGAGATCTTCATCTCGGACGGCGCGAAGAGCGATCTCGGCAATATGCTGGATCTCTTCGGCGCGGACAATACGGCGCTCATACCCGATCCCGTATATCCCGTATATGTAGACACCAATATCATGGCGGGACGCAATATTGCTTTTCTTAACGCTGACGCCAAGAATAATTTTTTGCCGCTGCCCGACGATTCTCTGCGCGGAGATATAGTATACATCTGCTCGCCAAATAATCCCACCGGCGCGGTATATACGCGCGAGGGTCTTAAAAAGTGGGTGGATTGGGCCAACGCCTGCGATGCGGTGATTCTTTTCGACGCGGCATATGAGGCGTTCATATCAGATGACAGCCTGCCTCATTCGATATACGAGATAGAGGGCGCTCGCACCTGCGCCGTGGAGATATGCTCGCTTTCGAAGACGGCGGGATTTACGGGTACGCGATGCGGGTATACTGTAGTGCCGAATACTCTTTTGCGCGGCGGAAAGTCGCTTATGAAGATGTGGTTAAGACGTCAGACAACTAAATTTAACGGCGTGCCCTATATCGTGCAGCGCGGCGCAGAAGCCGTGTTTACCGAAGCGGGGCAGCGTGAGATAAAGGAAAGCATCGCATATTATAAAGAAAACGCGCGTATAATTGCGGATGCGCTTTGTAGCGCGGGCGTAGAGTTTTCGGGCGGAGTACATTCGCCGTATATCTGGCTTAAATGTCCCGACGGGATGACCTCGTGGGAATATTTCGATCATCTTTTAAGAGAGGCCGACGTAGTGGGAACGCCGGGCGCCGGTTTCGGAAAGAACGGAGAGGGATATTTTCGCCTTACGGCCTTCGGCGACCGCGATAACGTTAAAAAAGCCGTAAAAAGGATAATGGAGTTAAAATAA
- the nadE gene encoding NAD(+) synthase translates to MRDYKAELENRIQFVRDLLKKTGAKGIVFGNSGGKDSALVGIICKMACENTVGIIMPCASKQNYGSDTDDANAVAKKFSIENRTVDLTAAREEIIKSASKVSTLSPEAISNIAPRLRMATLYAIGQSEGRLVAGTGNRSEAYMGYFTKWGDGAHDFNVIFDLTATEVFEFLRYLEAPLSIIEKAPSAGLYDGQTDEKDMGVTYAAIDKFITTGEANDKDRAIIERYHNRSLHKLEPIVRYGGIQKP, encoded by the coding sequence ATGCGCGACTATAAGGCTGAGCTTGAGAACCGCATACAGTTTGTACGCGACCTTTTAAAGAAAACGGGAGCAAAGGGTATAGTATTCGGAAATTCCGGAGGAAAGGATTCGGCGCTTGTGGGTATAATCTGCAAGATGGCGTGTGAGAATACCGTAGGCATAATAATGCCGTGTGCGTCAAAGCAAAATTACGGCAGCGATACCGACGACGCGAACGCCGTTGCGAAGAAGTTTAGTATTGAGAACCGTACTGTCGATCTGACGGCGGCGCGCGAGGAGATAATAAAGAGCGCGTCGAAGGTGAGCACGCTTTCGCCGGAGGCGATATCGAACATTGCGCCGCGTCTTCGCATGGCAACGCTTTACGCGATAGGCCAGTCGGAGGGCAGGCTCGTTGCCGGAACGGGCAACAGAAGCGAGGCGTATATGGGCTATTTTACGAAGTGGGGTGACGGCGCGCATGACTTCAACGTTATATTCGATCTGACTGCGACCGAGGTGTTCGAGTTTTTAAGATATCTCGAGGCTCCGCTTTCGATAATCGAAAAGGCGCCCTCTGCGGGACTTTACGACGGTCAGACCGACGAGAAGGACATGGGCGTGACATATGCGGCGATAGACAAGTTCATAACGACGGGAGAAGCAAACGACAAGGACCGTGCAATTATAGAGCGTTATCATAACAGAAGCCTTCATAAGCTCGAGCCCATAGTTCGTTATGGAGGAATACAGAAGCCGTGA